A window of Metabacillus sp. B2-18 contains these coding sequences:
- a CDS encoding TetR/AcrR family transcriptional regulator, with amino-acid sequence MTKNTKDKIFETALDLFSQKGYSAVSIREITRTVGIKESSLYNHYKNKEQILESILTHFRTDFSKTMPPLEALDEILNNSTTDAFFKAGHRNFKTYMENVHAQKMWRVLQVEQFREPMARDIILNDFFQSTIDFLEIVFKKLIKMNRIKPVDPRLLAVEYQYPAFSLLAEYNILKFDGKDTTEVERRLDQHIDFFLEMVKVPQE; translated from the coding sequence ATGACTAAAAACACAAAGGATAAAATATTTGAAACGGCGTTAGATCTTTTTTCACAAAAAGGTTATAGTGCTGTTTCTATAAGAGAAATAACAAGAACTGTCGGTATAAAGGAAAGCTCTCTTTATAATCATTACAAAAATAAGGAGCAAATTCTTGAATCGATCCTTACTCATTTTCGCACAGATTTTTCAAAAACAATGCCTCCTCTTGAAGCATTGGATGAGATTTTAAACAATTCAACTACAGATGCTTTTTTTAAGGCAGGACACAGAAATTTTAAAACATATATGGAAAATGTTCATGCCCAGAAAATGTGGAGAGTTCTACAAGTTGAGCAATTCCGTGAACCAATGGCTCGGGACATCATCCTAAACGATTTCTTTCAATCAACAATTGATTTCCTCGAAATTGTCTTTAAAAAATTGATCAAAATGAATAGGATTAAGCCGGTTGACCCAAGATTACTTGCCGTTGAATACCAATATCCAGCATTTTCTCTCCTAGCTGAATATAACATCCTAAAGTTTGATGGTAAGGACACCACTGAAGTAGAAAGGCGCTTGGATCAGCATATTGACTTCTTTTTAGAAATGGTAAAGGTACCACAAGAGTAA
- a CDS encoding serine hydrolase domain-containing protein: MNTFQSYMERRPKFSGVISISKGNEIIYQDAFGLSNKEKEIENNIHTKYPMGSMLSKPLTAVATFQLIEKGKLSIHQPIDEFFPFYKNKGITIHHLLNHTSGIPNYLMLRKQLKWDQDYTQKQILETLQQHKLNFTPGQKISYNNTGFFMLGLIIEKVSGVTYHDYIKEHIFKPANMKQTGFLHEEIKGRANNYINQKSGPYVSPTLLFACGDAISTLEDIHLFHKALESNILITKKSSEQMQTPTYKGRFITMGYSWFIKQLFGRKSVSHGGTHPGGFTTHVERYLDDDMTIVVISNDMTSHKMLTMKELGATLISRELASLLFNQKLHHWQKFF, translated from the coding sequence ATGAATACATTTCAATCATATATGGAAAGGCGGCCCAAATTTTCTGGTGTTATTTCGATTTCAAAGGGAAATGAAATAATCTACCAAGATGCATTTGGACTATCCAACAAAGAGAAGGAGATTGAGAACAATATCCATACAAAATATCCAATGGGATCCATGCTAAGCAAACCATTAACAGCTGTTGCAACATTCCAACTTATCGAGAAAGGAAAATTGTCTATCCATCAGCCAATCGACGAATTCTTTCCTTTCTATAAAAATAAGGGTATTACCATACATCATTTATTAAACCATACATCTGGAATTCCTAATTATCTCATGCTAAGAAAGCAATTAAAATGGGATCAAGATTACACTCAGAAACAAATACTTGAGACACTCCAGCAACATAAATTAAATTTCACACCTGGACAAAAAATTTCATACAACAACACTGGTTTTTTTATGTTAGGACTAATTATTGAGAAAGTGTCTGGAGTAACCTACCATGACTATATAAAAGAACACATCTTCAAGCCAGCAAACATGAAGCAAACGGGCTTTTTACATGAAGAAATAAAAGGTAGAGCTAATAATTATATAAATCAAAAGTCAGGGCCGTATGTGAGTCCAACTCTTTTATTCGCGTGTGGTGATGCTATTTCAACCTTAGAAGATATTCATTTGTTCCACAAAGCTCTTGAGTCAAATATCTTAATAACTAAAAAATCCAGTGAACAAATGCAAACACCAACTTACAAAGGAAGGTTTATCACGATGGGTTATAGTTGGTTTATCAAACAGCTTTTTGGGAGGAAAAGTGTTTCTCATGGAGGTACGCACCCAGGTGGTTTTACAACTCATGTTGAAAGATATCTTGATGATGATATGACGATTGTTGTTATAAGTAATGATATGACATCCCATAAAATGCTTACGATGAAAGAGCTGGGAGCAACACTTATAAGTAGAGAATTAGCTTCCCTTTTATTTAATCAAAAACTGCATCATTGGCAGAAATTTTTTTAA
- a CDS encoding alpha/beta fold hydrolase — translation MFQQLKGGYVKPYKNKQSDKNSVAKLEKLTLGNVTQWITIRGKHKDLPILLFLHGGPGSPQTGAQMHYNADLEDDFLVVNWDQRGSGKSYSSEITPESMNIEQLLSDCHELVKYLTSQFRQKKVFLMGHSVGAVLGLLFVQKFTELVEAYVGINQPVKRDEEEIRSYQFALSMAKEKNHKKAILQLERIGSPKNGFYHSVDDLVTQRTWLTKFNGVTYKLKASSVNIHYILSSHLTLKEKLSFMKRFGFSSTHLWDELTKINLFHLVSEVKVPVYFIAGKHDRIVFSDRLKEYYDFLKAPKKEIYFLEESGHYACFEEANKFNLIMKEVKNNHLIKLNKMGVI, via the coding sequence GTGTTTCAACAACTAAAAGGTGGATATGTTAAACCCTATAAAAATAAACAATCTGATAAGAACAGTGTTGCAAAATTAGAAAAACTAACGTTGGGTAATGTAACGCAATGGATCACAATCCGTGGAAAACATAAAGACCTACCAATTTTGCTTTTTTTACATGGAGGACCAGGAAGCCCACAAACAGGAGCACAAATGCACTATAATGCTGATCTGGAAGATGATTTTCTTGTTGTAAATTGGGATCAAAGAGGATCAGGGAAATCTTATTCTTCCGAAATAACACCTGAGAGTATGAACATAGAACAATTGCTTTCAGATTGCCATGAACTCGTCAAATATCTTACTTCACAATTTCGACAAAAGAAAGTATTCCTTATGGGACATTCTGTCGGGGCGGTGCTTGGATTATTATTTGTACAAAAGTTTACTGAGTTAGTAGAGGCCTATGTAGGAATAAACCAGCCAGTGAAACGTGATGAGGAAGAAATAAGATCATATCAATTTGCTTTAAGCATGGCTAAAGAAAAGAATCATAAAAAAGCCATTTTGCAATTAGAGCGAATTGGTTCTCCAAAGAACGGTTTCTATCATTCAGTAGATGATTTAGTCACGCAACGAACATGGCTGACAAAATTTAATGGTGTTACGTATAAATTAAAAGCTTCCTCTGTTAATATTCACTACATTTTAAGTTCTCATTTAACTTTGAAAGAAAAGCTCTCGTTTATGAAAAGATTTGGTTTTTCATCAACACATCTTTGGGATGAATTAACTAAAATCAACTTGTTTCATCTTGTTTCGGAGGTGAAGGTTCCTGTTTATTTTATTGCAGGAAAACATGACAGAATTGTGTTTAGTGATCGATTAAAGGAATATTATGACTTTCTAAAAGCACCAAAAAAGGAAATATACTTTCTTGAGGAATCAGGGCATTATGCATGTTTTGAGGAAGCAAATAAATTTAATCTCATTATGAAAGAAGTGAAAAATAATCACCTGATTAAACTAAATAAAATGGGGGTTATTTAA
- a CDS encoding metal-sensing transcriptional repressor, with product MCEEQNEMLEVEVCCSGQHSERESHHSEKVKKTLITRLNRIEGQIRGIKGLVEKDTYCDDVITQVSAVQSALNSFSKVLLETHLKSCVTERIRAGDLEIVDELLITIQRLMKK from the coding sequence ATGTGTGAAGAACAAAATGAGATGTTAGAGGTTGAAGTTTGTTGCTCCGGACAACATTCTGAAAGGGAAAGCCATCATTCAGAAAAAGTAAAAAAAACGCTTATTACTAGGTTGAACAGAATTGAAGGACAAATTCGAGGTATTAAAGGATTAGTTGAAAAAGATACTTATTGTGATGATGTGATTACCCAAGTCTCAGCTGTTCAGTCCGCATTAAATAGCTTTTCCAAAGTATTATTAGAAACTCATTTAAAAAGTTGTGTAACAGAAAGAATTAGAGCAGGGGATTTAGAAATTGTTGATGAATTGCTTATAACCATTCAACGATTAATGAAAAAATAA
- the copZ gene encoding copper chaperone CopZ, whose amino-acid sequence MQKIILTVNGMSCGHCVNAIEGNVGKLNGVSQVKVHLNEGKVELEFNPEIVSLDTIKETIDDQGYDVV is encoded by the coding sequence ATGCAAAAAATCATCTTAACAGTTAATGGAATGTCTTGTGGACACTGCGTGAATGCTATAGAAGGAAATGTTGGAAAATTAAATGGTGTTTCACAGGTAAAAGTTCATTTAAATGAAGGAAAAGTTGAATTAGAATTTAATCCAGAAATTGTTTCATTAGACACAATAAAGGAAACAATTGATGATCAAGGATACGATGTAGTATAA
- a CDS encoding heavy metal translocating P-type ATPase: MTQEIKEAVLPITGMTCASCAVRIEKGLKKVEGVEEANVNFALERTSIKYNPNVVKIEDFKKKINDLGYEVVEEKVDLAIIGMTCAACATRIEKGLNKIEGVTNATVNLALESASVAYNPSQTGTKEMIEKIEKLGYQASEKGEQKEDVADLKAKEIETQQGKFFFSLILSIPLLWAMVSHFSFTSFIYLPDMFMNPWVQLALATPVQFIVGKQFYVGAFKALRNKSANMDVLVALGTSAAYFYSLYLSIASIGSEAHMIELYYETSAVLITLIILGKLFEVRAKGRSSEAIKKLMGLQAKTATVFRNGVEQEVALDDVVVGDILYVKPGEKVPVDGEIFEGRSALDESMLTGESVPVDKTIGDSVIGATINKNGFLKVKATKVGRDTALSQIIKVVEEAQGSKAPIQRLADQISGIFVPIVVAIAFLTFLVWFIWITPGDFAEALEKLIAVLVIACPCALGLATPTSIMAGSGRAAEIGVLFKGGEHLEMTHRLTTILLDKTGTVTNGAPILTDVFVKNNVNEEEFLQLVGTAEKQSEHPLAEAIVTGIKGKKIELSDVEEFEAIPGYGIKAKVNNQTILAGTRKLMQKYNINIEQALPTMENLEESGKTAMLIAINNQYAGLVAVADTIKPTSKEAVKRLKGMGLEVVMITGDNERTAKAIATEAGIDSVVAEVLPEGKAEEVKKLQKEGKIVAMVGDGINDAPALAIADIGMAIGTGTDVAMEAADITLIRGDLNSIADAIFMSKKTIKNIKQNLFWAFAYNSLGIPIAALGFLAPWLAGAAMAFSSVSVVLNALRLQRVKL, encoded by the coding sequence ATGACGCAGGAAATAAAAGAAGCTGTTCTGCCAATTACAGGTATGACCTGTGCTTCATGTGCAGTTCGAATTGAAAAAGGACTAAAAAAAGTAGAAGGTGTAGAAGAAGCCAACGTAAATTTTGCTCTTGAAAGAACATCGATCAAATACAACCCTAATGTTGTAAAAATAGAAGACTTTAAAAAGAAAATAAATGACCTGGGCTACGAGGTAGTTGAGGAAAAAGTGGATTTAGCTATTATCGGTATGACTTGTGCTGCTTGTGCAACCAGGATTGAAAAAGGATTAAACAAAATAGAAGGTGTAACAAATGCAACCGTCAACTTAGCGTTAGAAAGTGCATCAGTCGCCTATAATCCTTCACAAACTGGAACAAAAGAGATGATTGAAAAGATTGAAAAACTTGGATATCAAGCGAGTGAAAAAGGTGAGCAAAAAGAAGATGTTGCTGATCTAAAAGCGAAGGAAATTGAAACTCAACAAGGAAAGTTTTTCTTTTCCCTTATCTTATCCATTCCCCTTCTTTGGGCAATGGTCAGCCACTTTAGCTTTACCTCGTTTATTTATTTACCTGATATGTTTATGAATCCATGGGTACAGCTAGCCTTAGCAACACCTGTTCAATTTATCGTAGGAAAACAGTTTTACGTAGGAGCATTCAAAGCATTAAGAAATAAAAGTGCCAACATGGACGTTCTTGTTGCACTAGGAACATCAGCTGCTTATTTTTATAGTTTATATTTATCGATCGCTTCAATCGGAAGTGAAGCACATATGATTGAGCTTTATTATGAAACAAGTGCAGTGTTAATTACATTGATTATTTTAGGCAAGTTGTTTGAAGTTCGTGCAAAAGGGCGTTCATCTGAAGCGATCAAAAAGCTAATGGGTCTTCAAGCGAAAACAGCGACTGTTTTCCGTAATGGAGTGGAACAAGAGGTTGCACTAGATGACGTTGTAGTTGGTGACATTCTTTATGTTAAGCCTGGCGAAAAAGTTCCAGTTGACGGAGAAATTTTCGAAGGTCGTTCGGCATTAGACGAATCAATGCTAACTGGTGAGAGTGTTCCGGTAGATAAAACAATTGGTGATTCTGTCATCGGAGCAACTATTAACAAAAATGGATTTTTAAAAGTAAAAGCAACAAAGGTTGGTCGTGACACAGCACTCTCACAAATTATTAAAGTGGTGGAAGAGGCTCAAGGTTCGAAAGCACCAATTCAACGTTTAGCGGATCAAATCTCCGGTATTTTTGTCCCAATCGTTGTAGCAATTGCCTTTCTCACATTTCTTGTTTGGTTTATCTGGATTACACCAGGCGATTTTGCCGAAGCTCTTGAAAAGTTAATTGCCGTGCTAGTGATTGCTTGTCCTTGTGCACTTGGATTGGCAACACCAACATCAATCATGGCTGGATCAGGTAGAGCAGCAGAGATCGGTGTTTTATTTAAAGGTGGAGAGCATTTAGAAATGACGCACAGATTAACGACTATCCTTTTAGATAAAACAGGAACGGTTACAAATGGAGCACCAATTTTAACTGATGTTTTTGTTAAGAATAATGTCAATGAAGAGGAGTTTTTACAACTAGTTGGAACGGCTGAAAAGCAATCTGAACACCCACTTGCTGAGGCGATCGTAACTGGAATTAAGGGAAAGAAGATTGAACTGTCTGATGTTGAAGAATTTGAGGCTATACCAGGCTACGGTATAAAAGCAAAAGTAAACAATCAAACTATATTAGCTGGTACGAGAAAATTAATGCAAAAATATAATATAAACATTGAACAGGCTCTACCAACTATGGAGAATCTTGAAGAAAGCGGTAAAACGGCGATGCTGATTGCCATTAACAATCAATATGCCGGATTAGTAGCTGTTGCTGATACAATTAAACCTACCTCAAAAGAAGCAGTAAAACGTCTAAAAGGAATGGGCTTAGAAGTTGTCATGATAACTGGTGATAACGAGCGAACAGCGAAAGCAATCGCAACTGAAGCTGGAATTGATTCTGTTGTAGCAGAAGTGCTGCCAGAAGGAAAAGCGGAAGAAGTAAAAAAATTGCAGAAGGAAGGAAAAATCGTCGCGATGGTCGGCGATGGGATCAATGACGCACCAGCACTTGCGATCGCTGATATAGGAATGGCAATTGGAACAGGTACAGATGTTGCAATGGAAGCAGCGGATATTACACTTATTCGTGGAGATTTAAATAGCATTGCTGATGCAATCTTTATGAGTAAAAAAACAATCAAAAATATTAAACAAAATTTATTCTGGGCATTTGCTTATAATTCACTCGGTATACCAATAGCAGCATTAGGCTTCCTTGCCCCATGGTTAGCAGGAGCAGCAATGGCATTTAGCTCAGTGTCCGTTGTTCTAAATGCGTTACGCCTACAAAGAGTAAAACTATAG
- a CDS encoding serine hydrolase domain-containing protein, with product MNELHTRLHPLLKNFTEKGPSGCSLQVMHQGNTIYKDYVGFANKEDKIAIDEDTIFRIYSMTKVVTCTAALMLYERGLFLLNDPLEKYLPEFKNMKVYHKDDSGKVTVIPASRSILVKDLFTMTSGLTYGGEANETEKHVAKTFQQLQEKGEKLTNRRLSEVLATIPLAFQPGAHWYYGLSHDVLGALIEVLTGKTLGQFFQDEIFTPLAMKDTFFRIPDNKKHRFAVLYNRNEDGSLTKNEKMDVQFEPLSELESGGGGLLSTLGDYSRFAHMLANGGEFEGVKVIGEKTISFMTKNQLNDEQATTYNWDYLAGYGYGLGVRTMMDSAQGGSNGSEGEFGWSGLAGTWVLIDPQEKLSAVYMQQMIPNFEAYHQPRLRNVIYGAVK from the coding sequence TTGAACGAATTACATACCAGATTGCACCCTTTATTAAAAAACTTTACGGAAAAGGGACCATCAGGCTGTTCCCTTCAGGTTATGCATCAAGGAAATACAATCTATAAAGATTATGTTGGTTTTGCTAATAAAGAAGATAAAATTGCGATAGATGAAGATACGATTTTTCGCATATATTCCATGACTAAGGTTGTCACGTGTACAGCAGCACTTATGCTATATGAGCGAGGTCTTTTTTTATTAAACGACCCACTTGAAAAATACTTACCAGAATTTAAAAATATGAAGGTATATCATAAAGATGATTCCGGCAAGGTTACTGTAATACCAGCATCAAGATCGATCTTAGTAAAAGATTTATTTACAATGACTTCTGGGCTTACGTATGGTGGAGAAGCAAATGAAACCGAAAAACATGTTGCTAAAACGTTTCAGCAATTACAAGAAAAGGGTGAAAAATTAACAAATCGCCGTCTATCAGAAGTACTTGCTACCATTCCACTTGCCTTTCAACCCGGAGCCCACTGGTATTACGGTCTAAGCCATGATGTGTTAGGGGCATTGATTGAAGTTCTAACAGGAAAAACACTAGGACAGTTTTTTCAAGACGAAATCTTCACTCCACTCGCAATGAAGGATACATTTTTTAGAATCCCTGATAACAAAAAGCATCGATTTGCAGTTCTCTATAATCGTAATGAAGATGGATCTCTGACTAAAAATGAAAAAATGGACGTTCAATTTGAACCATTATCAGAGCTTGAATCTGGTGGTGGTGGTTTATTGTCAACATTAGGAGATTACAGCCGTTTTGCTCATATGCTTGCTAACGGTGGAGAATTTGAGGGAGTGAAAGTTATTGGAGAAAAAACAATTTCTTTTATGACAAAAAATCAACTAAATGATGAACAAGCTACAACATACAATTGGGACTATTTAGCCGGATACGGCTACGGACTCGGTGTTCGGACTATGATGGATTCGGCACAAGGTGGAAGCAATGGCTCGGAAGGGGAATTTGGATGGTCAGGATTAGCCGGTACGTGGGTATTGATTGATCCTCAAGAAAAGCTATCAGCTGTATATATGCAGCAAATGATACCAAACTTTGAAGCTTACCATCAGCCTAGGTTGCGAAATGTGATTTATGGAGCAGTAAAGTAA